The Algoriphagus sanaruensis genome window below encodes:
- a CDS encoding sugar MFS transporter — protein sequence MSTPSAAVRADQLSQKDTWISIGIIGMLFFIFGFVSWVNAILIPYFKIAFTLSNFDSYLVAFAFYISYLVMSVPSSYLLKAVGFKKGMMFGFFAMAIGTFIFVPAAMSRTYEIFLLGLFTLGTGLAVLQTAANPYVTVLGPKENAAQRISVMGIFNKGAGILAPILFAAVILRVGDNELFQQLDSMSREAKDAALDELIRRVILPYSIVGTVLLCLGIFVRFSPLPEIDTEHETAEVAEANSGKTSIFQFPHLILGAIAIFLHVGTQVIAIDTVIPYANSFGIGLMEAKVFPSYTLAFTILGYLIGISLIPKVISQVNVLRICTLLGTGFTLLIIFTSGQVTILGITTDISIWFVVLLGLANSLVWAGIWPLALDGLGRFTKLGASIMIMGLCGNAIMPLAYGAVADAVNVQQAYWVLFPCYLYLVFYAVQGHKIRKWKLA from the coding sequence ATGTCAACACCTTCTGCTGCGGTACGCGCGGACCAGCTAAGCCAAAAGGATACTTGGATTTCGATCGGAATTATCGGAATGCTATTTTTCATTTTCGGTTTTGTTTCTTGGGTCAACGCGATCCTGATTCCTTATTTCAAAATCGCCTTTACCCTTAGCAACTTCGATTCCTACCTGGTTGCCTTCGCTTTTTACATTTCTTACCTCGTCATGTCTGTTCCTTCTTCCTATCTACTCAAAGCAGTAGGATTCAAGAAAGGAATGATGTTTGGCTTCTTCGCGATGGCCATAGGTACATTTATTTTTGTTCCTGCAGCGATGAGTCGAACCTATGAGATTTTCCTATTGGGTTTGTTTACGCTGGGAACAGGTTTGGCTGTACTTCAGACCGCTGCCAATCCTTATGTGACCGTTTTGGGGCCGAAAGAAAATGCCGCCCAACGCATCAGCGTGATGGGTATTTTCAACAAGGGAGCTGGAATTTTGGCTCCTATTCTTTTTGCTGCCGTCATTTTAAGAGTAGGGGATAATGAGCTTTTTCAGCAGTTAGACTCCATGTCTCGAGAGGCTAAGGATGCCGCTTTAGATGAATTGATTCGTCGGGTAATTTTGCCTTATTCGATAGTCGGAACCGTCCTTTTGTGTCTAGGAATCTTTGTGCGGTTTTCGCCATTACCGGAAATCGACACGGAACATGAGACCGCTGAAGTAGCTGAAGCCAACTCAGGAAAAACGTCCATTTTTCAGTTTCCACACTTGATTTTAGGTGCAATAGCGATTTTCCTACATGTGGGAACTCAGGTAATTGCCATTGATACGGTAATTCCTTATGCCAACTCCTTTGGGATAGGATTGATGGAAGCTAAGGTCTTTCCATCTTACACGCTCGCATTTACAATTTTGGGCTATTTGATTGGAATTTCCTTGATTCCAAAGGTGATTTCGCAAGTGAATGTGCTTCGGATTTGTACGCTTTTAGGTACAGGATTCACCCTGTTGATCATTTTTACCTCAGGTCAAGTGACGATTTTAGGAATCACGACGGATATTTCGATTTGGTTTGTGGTGTTATTAGGCTTGGCCAATTCTTTGGTTTGGGCTGGGATTTGGCCCCTAGCATTGGATGGCTTGGGCCGCTTCACTAAACTGGGCGCTTCCATCATGATTATGGGATTGTGCGGAAATGCCATTATGCCACTGGCCTATGGAGCCGTGGCTGACGCGGTTAATGTGCAACAAGCCTATTGGGTACTTTTCCCTTGCTACCTGTATTTGGTGTTTTATGCAGTTCAAGGTCATAAAATCAGAAAATGGAAACTCGCCTGA
- a CDS encoding N-acetylglucosamine-6-phosphate deacetylase gives METRLIGKSFWDGKPMEICVSEGKIKSVSSVGTSPENLWIGPGFTDIQVNGYGGLDYNSLQSDILALGQISKKLLKCGVTSHFPTIITNSPGNISTLIQQVVQLRKMDPVAASCISGIHIEGPFISPEDGPRGAHFKEFVQGPDWDLFQKWIEESEGLIRMITLSPEWEGSSEFIEKCVESGILVSIGHTNATHSQIQYAQKAGARLSTHLGNGMHGVITRHPNYLWSQLASESLSATIIADGFHLPAEVIQVFKKVKGEKLMLVSDSVALAGMPAGDYEAEVGGKVTLTPEGKLHLFGNPNMLAGSAMNILQGINFLLRNNLADLPEAWQMASIRPQRLFEPTFDPFQIGQNADLILAEQQPNLGLKILKVLKNGVEIPLD, from the coding sequence ATGGAAACTCGCCTGATCGGAAAGTCTTTTTGGGATGGAAAGCCTATGGAAATTTGTGTTTCCGAAGGAAAGATCAAGTCTGTTTCATCTGTCGGAACCAGTCCTGAAAATCTCTGGATCGGCCCTGGATTTACAGATATTCAAGTCAATGGCTATGGAGGTTTGGATTACAATTCACTTCAATCCGATATTTTGGCTTTGGGTCAAATTTCCAAAAAACTGCTTAAATGCGGAGTAACCAGCCATTTTCCCACCATCATCACCAATTCGCCGGGAAATATCTCAACCTTGATTCAACAGGTGGTTCAGCTTAGAAAAATGGATCCCGTAGCTGCTTCCTGCATTTCAGGAATTCATATCGAGGGGCCTTTTATTTCTCCCGAAGACGGACCAAGAGGAGCCCATTTCAAGGAATTTGTACAAGGTCCGGATTGGGATTTGTTCCAAAAGTGGATCGAAGAAAGCGAAGGACTGATCCGAATGATTACTCTTTCTCCAGAATGGGAGGGAAGTTCCGAGTTTATCGAAAAATGTGTAGAATCCGGCATTTTGGTTTCCATCGGTCATACCAATGCAACTCATTCTCAGATTCAGTATGCTCAAAAAGCAGGAGCAAGGCTTTCCACCCATTTGGGAAATGGAATGCATGGAGTCATCACTCGTCACCCCAATTACCTCTGGTCTCAACTAGCTTCCGAAAGCCTTTCAGCAACTATTATCGCCGATGGATTTCATCTTCCTGCTGAAGTGATTCAGGTATTTAAGAAAGTGAAAGGGGAAAAGCTGATGCTGGTGAGTGATTCGGTAGCACTGGCCGGAATGCCTGCTGGGGATTATGAAGCAGAAGTAGGAGGAAAAGTGACCTTGACTCCTGAAGGGAAACTCCACCTTTTCGGAAATCCCAACATGCTTGCGGGATCGGCCATGAATATCCTCCAAGGAATTAATTTTCTGCTTAGAAATAACCTAGCAGATCTACCCGAAGCTTGGCAAATGGCTTCCATACGACCTCAAAGGCTTTTTGAACCCACTTTTGATCCTTTTCAAATCGGTCAAAATGCGGACTTGATTTTAGCAGAACAGCAACCTAATCTCGGTTTAAAAATTCTCAAAGTCCTAAAAAACGGGGTAGAAATACCTCTCGATTAA
- a CDS encoding Gfo/Idh/MocA family protein: protein MKNNLNRRHFIKTAATGALGLSAATSAFSFNILSQYPLKDKYRVAVIGVNSRGSQHIQAFAKIPNVEIAYICDVDSSAKERGIALALKEGVKTAPTGLVDFRKALEDKTLDAVSIAMPDHWHTPAAMLALQAGKHVYLEKPGSHNPAESELLVEATKKYGKIVQMGNQRRSWPRVQEAMKELHSGAIGKAYYARAWYTNTRKSIGYGKPASFPEWLDFELWQGPAPRAEFKDNLIHYNWHWFWHWGTGEIVNNGVHFLDLARWGLQVDYPEKCYSSGGRYHFQDDWETPDTQIASYNFANGKSILWEGRSCNARDINAMGSGVSFHGENGTLELLNNSYKIYDNANKLVKSAEPTTNTVVDQRGAGFDMDIAHFTNFINAIDKGESQISPYPEIQKSVLLCHLGNISYRTGRALEIDQNSGKILGDKEAMKLWGREYQKGWEPKL from the coding sequence ATGAAAAATAACCTTAACCGCCGCCATTTCATCAAAACCGCCGCAACCGGAGCCTTGGGGCTCAGTGCTGCAACATCTGCTTTTTCTTTTAATATCCTTTCCCAATACCCGCTTAAGGACAAATACCGTGTTGCCGTGATTGGCGTCAACAGTCGGGGTTCACAACATATTCAGGCATTCGCCAAAATCCCGAATGTGGAAATTGCCTACATCTGTGATGTGGATTCCAGTGCAAAGGAAAGAGGAATTGCCTTGGCATTGAAAGAAGGCGTAAAAACAGCTCCAACAGGATTGGTTGATTTTAGAAAGGCTTTGGAAGACAAAACCCTGGATGCAGTCTCGATTGCCATGCCAGATCATTGGCACACACCTGCTGCTATGTTAGCCCTGCAAGCTGGAAAACATGTGTATTTAGAAAAACCAGGTTCACACAACCCAGCAGAATCCGAACTACTTGTCGAAGCCACCAAAAAATATGGGAAAATCGTCCAAATGGGCAATCAGCGCAGATCCTGGCCTAGAGTGCAGGAAGCAATGAAAGAGCTACACTCAGGTGCAATTGGAAAGGCCTATTATGCCCGCGCTTGGTATACAAATACCCGAAAATCCATCGGTTATGGAAAGCCCGCTTCCTTTCCGGAATGGCTGGATTTCGAGCTTTGGCAGGGGCCTGCGCCACGGGCAGAATTCAAAGACAACCTAATTCATTACAACTGGCACTGGTTCTGGCACTGGGGCACGGGAGAAATCGTGAATAACGGTGTGCACTTTTTGGATTTGGCAAGATGGGGATTGCAAGTAGACTATCCCGAAAAATGCTATTCCAGCGGAGGGCGCTACCACTTTCAGGACGATTGGGAAACGCCTGATACTCAAATTGCTTCATACAATTTCGCTAATGGAAAATCAATCCTGTGGGAAGGTCGCAGTTGCAATGCCCGCGACATCAACGCGATGGGTTCAGGAGTTTCATTCCATGGAGAAAACGGAACACTCGAACTCCTAAACAACTCTTACAAAATCTACGACAATGCCAATAAGCTGGTGAAATCTGCCGAGCCAACGACCAATACCGTGGTGGATCAACGCGGCGCTGGTTTTGACATGGACATCGCCCATTTCACCAATTTTATCAATGCCATCGATAAGGGAGAAAGTCAGATTTCCCCTTACCCTGAAATTCAAAAAAGCGTGTTACTATGCCATTTGGGCAATATTTCATACCGAACCGGCAGAGCTTTAGAAATTGACCAAAATTCAGGAAAGATCCTTGGTGATAAGGAAGCTATGAAACTGTGGGGCAGGGAGTACCAAAAAGGTTGGGAACCTAAACTCTAA
- a CDS encoding acyltransferase family protein, which yields MDKESFFQPSKGSEALGGLKSNRLVSIDALRGFDMLMICGADAFFRSFEGKTSTDWLNGLAHQFEHPEWIGFTFYDFIFPLFLFVAGVSIPFSLGKLKEANAPKSQIYRKAFWRMMILIGLGILDKNAPFPFFDWDQIRLGSVLGRIGIAGFATVVLFLNFNTAKRLIIAGGILLVYYAAIFLVPVPGIGAGDLTFEGNLVGWFDRTFLPGRLLQGQFDELGILTTFPAICLTILGAHAGEILRKVTASENQKLKELLVTGLICIGIALIWNLHFPIFKRMWTSSFIMLTSGLAFLSLSLFYLIIDILKFQKWAFFFVVVGMNSLTIYMIYRFVNFRYTSKLLFEGLYKPLGENWMPVMESLGALGLVWLFLYFLYRNKIFFKV from the coding sequence ATGGATAAGGAATCCTTCTTCCAACCCTCCAAGGGTTCTGAAGCCCTTGGAGGGTTAAAATCCAATCGATTAGTCAGCATCGATGCGCTTCGAGGCTTTGACATGTTGATGATCTGCGGAGCGGATGCTTTTTTCCGAAGCTTCGAAGGCAAAACTTCAACGGATTGGCTGAATGGATTGGCTCATCAATTTGAGCATCCAGAGTGGATAGGCTTTACCTTTTACGATTTCATTTTCCCGCTTTTCCTGTTTGTGGCCGGGGTTTCTATTCCTTTTTCTTTGGGAAAATTAAAAGAAGCCAATGCTCCTAAAAGCCAAATTTACCGAAAGGCATTCTGGAGGATGATGATTTTGATCGGCTTGGGAATCTTGGATAAGAATGCACCTTTTCCGTTTTTTGATTGGGATCAAATCCGCTTGGGAAGTGTGCTGGGAAGGATTGGGATTGCTGGTTTCGCTACGGTAGTGTTATTCTTGAATTTCAACACCGCAAAACGATTGATTATCGCCGGAGGTATTCTCTTGGTGTATTATGCCGCTATTTTTCTGGTTCCGGTACCGGGAATTGGGGCAGGCGATTTGACTTTCGAGGGAAATTTGGTAGGATGGTTTGATCGGACTTTTCTACCTGGAAGGCTACTACAAGGACAATTCGATGAATTGGGAATACTGACCACCTTTCCGGCGATTTGCCTCACAATTTTAGGCGCTCATGCTGGTGAAATTCTTAGAAAAGTAACTGCATCCGAAAACCAAAAACTGAAAGAGTTACTGGTTACGGGACTGATTTGCATTGGAATAGCCCTGATTTGGAACCTTCACTTCCCGATTTTCAAGCGCATGTGGACGAGTTCTTTTATTATGCTCACTTCGGGTTTGGCATTTCTGTCTTTAAGCCTATTTTACCTGATTATCGACATACTCAAATTCCAGAAATGGGCTTTCTTCTTTGTCGTCGTTGGGATGAATAGTTTGACGATCTACATGATCTATCGCTTTGTCAATTTCAGGTATACCTCGAAGCTTTTGTTTGAGGGGCTTTACAAACCTTTAGGAGAAAATTGGATGCCGGTGATGGAAAGTTTGGGCGCTTTGGGGTTGGTTTGGCTGTTCCTGTATTTCCTTTATCGAAATAAGATTTTCTTCAAGGTTTAG
- a CDS encoding Gfo/Idh/MocA family protein, translated as MKPSRRSFIKKTTALGAAASLSSLPFSLLGNTKADIIKIGIIGLDTSHAPAFTKLFNAENPKPELSGFRVVAAYPFGSRDIKSSMDRIPGYIDQVKELGVEIVDSIDALLQKVDVVLLETNDGKPHLEQARAVFKAKKPVFIDKPVAGSFSDALKIYQEAEAAGVPMFSSSSLRYQKNVHAVRHENKIGQVLACDAFSPATLEPSHPDLFWYGIHGVEILFTAMGKGCESVTRFSTQDAEVVIGTWKDGRIGTFRGMRSGKHDYGGTAFGTEGNLFFGPFEGYEPLAIQIAEFFRTKKLPVEPRETLEIYAFMEAADESNRRGGIPIRIDSILK; from the coding sequence ATGAAACCTTCTCGTCGATCATTTATAAAAAAAACCACTGCTCTCGGAGCGGCTGCCAGTCTGAGTTCATTACCTTTTTCACTCCTTGGAAATACCAAAGCAGACATTATAAAAATCGGAATTATCGGTTTGGATACTTCACATGCACCTGCTTTTACCAAGCTTTTCAATGCTGAAAATCCAAAGCCAGAACTTTCAGGATTTCGAGTGGTGGCAGCTTATCCTTTTGGCAGCCGAGATATCAAATCGAGTATGGACCGAATTCCAGGTTACATCGATCAGGTGAAAGAACTCGGTGTGGAAATCGTGGATTCCATTGATGCCTTACTACAAAAAGTGGATGTGGTGCTTCTGGAAACAAATGATGGAAAACCTCATTTGGAGCAAGCACGAGCAGTATTCAAGGCTAAAAAACCCGTATTTATTGATAAGCCGGTTGCGGGTTCTTTTTCTGATGCCTTGAAAATTTACCAAGAAGCAGAGGCAGCAGGGGTTCCTATGTTTTCTTCCTCTTCGCTTCGCTACCAGAAGAATGTCCATGCGGTTCGGCATGAAAACAAAATCGGTCAAGTATTAGCCTGTGATGCCTTCAGTCCAGCAACCTTGGAACCTAGCCATCCGGATTTGTTTTGGTATGGGATACATGGGGTAGAAATTCTGTTTACTGCGATGGGAAAGGGATGTGAATCAGTGACACGTTTTTCGACTCAGGATGCCGAAGTGGTAATAGGAACATGGAAAGACGGAAGAATCGGTACTTTTCGAGGAATGCGATCTGGAAAGCACGACTACGGTGGAACTGCCTTTGGAACAGAGGGAAATCTTTTCTTTGGTCCTTTTGAAGGATATGAACCTTTGGCAATCCAAATCGCTGAGTTTTTCCGCACCAAAAAGCTACCTGTTGAACCGCGAGAAACCTTGGAAATCTATGCCTTCATGGAAGCCGCAGATGAAAGTAATCGCCGCGGTGGAATTCCCATTCGCATCGATTCAATTTTAAAATGA